The Pogona vitticeps strain Pit_001003342236 chromosome 7, PviZW2.1, whole genome shotgun sequence genome segment AGGTGATGAGCTGGTTTTTCATGCAGGGCCTGGAGAATGCAATACAGGTGAGTGGTGGGTGGGGCCAGAGCCAAAGGGGTGGGGCCAGAGTCAAAGCAGGTGGGGCCCAAGAGCCACTATTACCATAGGGGAGGCTTTAAGAATGGGGGGAAACAACTCTACAAAAGACAGGAGGCCACAAATCGTGGCACCATGGGGAAAGAGGCGTGACTGCTGGGATTCCTGGTGGGCCAGATTGAGCCCTAGGGCCGAACGCTCCCAACCCCCTATATaaaggactttttaaaagcttaaaacaagACTATGAAACTTACTCATAAGAGGTGACAAAATATTTCCGGACGTGCGGAAGAGGGAACGCCCTTCCGTGAGCTCCGGGCAGCTCCTCAATTTTCCACTTGTCTCCTCCACTTACTTCTTTCACCCAAGAATTGAAGCCCTCTGGGCAGAAAGGagatattcggggggggggggcggaggaagAGAAATAAGAACAATTTGAGGTCCTTGTAGTGGAGGGAGGTGAAATCCTGAAGCCATAAAGGCCTCCCATCCTGCGCCCTTTAGATGCGTTGGGCAAAACATgggtgtgttttttcttttcctctgccctcctcatcatttttcctttcatgctgtgtctttttaaaatggcctGGCTGGTCCCTCTCCCTTCAGGTACAGGGTAAATTATAGTCTACCAatgtccgttccccccccccccccatgctggaGATCTCCCAATCACCGTTTGACGTACCACACATTTGTTGTTgtgaaaagcagagagaaagagagagagaaagagagaggagctATGGGCTTCTTAGAGAAAAGAcaggagagaaacaaacaaaaatagaataaaaactaataataaatCCAGCCCGGCTGAGCTCCAACCCCCCAGGAGGGTTACAGGGGGGAGACTCTACCTTCTGCACAAGGGTTCTTGATTAAATTCCTCTTCCGGGTGCAAAGGATGTAGTAGATTTTCCAGTCAGGGACCTCCTTCCCCGCGGTTTGGGGAAAGAAGCCGTCCTTCTGGCTCTTGCGCTTCCAGAGAGAAGGGAGGTCGACCAGATCTCGCCACAGGGAACAGACCAGCCGGCAGGTGAGGACCAGTTCTCTCCCGGGAACCCAAACCAGCACGTCGATCAGGACGTCGTCCGGCAGGTCCGTGATGTTCACCATCTTGTGCCAGGCGGGAGAAGGAATATCAACCCaaacgaggggggggggaagagagagagatctcaggAGGGGGAAGGCTCAAAAAACCAAGAGAGAATTCTACACATGTTTAAAAGAAGTCTGTTTCTTAAAATCCTCCGGCTTGTTTCTGGATGGGTTGGGACACAACGTCCATTATCCAGCCAGCCAGGGTGCAGGATAATGGAGGCTGCAGTCCAGCGCATAAGGGAGGCCTCCCTGTGCGCCAGGCTGGACGACCCATTAAGGACGTGGATGGGGCCCCTTCAGGTACAGCTCTCTCAGCCTCCTCTCCAGGACAGAGACTGCAGGATTAAGAGCAGTCTATCTGATATTTAACAATGGCTTTTGCTTCCTATTTTAATCATAGCAACAGTGAAACGCGGCCCTTTAGTGCATAGGGCAgccatatactgtacacagaaaTAAAATCCCAAATCCTAAGGGAGCCGATACCTTTGCCACGATCCACTCTCAAGTCACCAAGGATGCAAGCTTCCGAGTTCTACAGAACGCTTCATCAGCCTAAATAATAAACCAACAacgaacaaaaaaagggggggggggaggaagaggagacaaaTTTGCCATTTTTATATGGTGGAGGCTTAATTGCAGCTTTAATGCTGCTGGTCCTGAAATGGGGATCTAGGTACCTGCTCTGTGTATAGTTTCCTCccctatatttatatatatatgatcacAAAAATAAAGAAGTAAGACAGGCCTCCCGCTGCAGATATGTcgcgtttagtcgtttagtcgtgtccgactcttcgtgaccccatggaccagagcacgccaggccctcctgtcttctactgcctcccggagttgtgtcaggttcatgttggttgcttcgcagacactgtccagccatctcatcctcggtcgtccccttctcctcttgccgtcacactttcccaacatcagggtcttttccagggagtcttttcttctcattagatggccaaagtactggagcctcagcttcaggatctgtccttccagtgagcactcagggttgatttcctttagaactgataggtttgttctccttgcagtccaggggattctcaagagcctcctccagcaccacaattcaaaggcatcaattcttcggcggtctgctttctttatggtccagctctcacttccatacatcacgacaggaaaaaccatagctttgactattcggacttttgttggcaaggtgatgtctctgcttttcaagatgctgtccagatttgtcatcgctttcctcccaagaagaaggcgccttttaatttcagggctgctgtctccatctgcagtgatcatggagcccaggaagataaaatttgacactgcctccatatcttccccttctatttcccaggaggtgatgggaccagtggccatgatcttagtttttttgatgttgagtttcagaccgttttttgcactctcctctttcactctcattacaaggttctttaattcctcctcactttctgccatcagagtggtatcatctgcatatcggaggttgttgatatttcttccggcaatcttaattccggcttgggtttcttccagtccagccttccgcatgatgtattctgcatataagttaaataagctgggggacaatatacagccttgccgtactcctttcccaattttgaaccactcagttgttccatgaccagttctaactgttgcttcctgtcccacatataggtttctcaggagacagataaagtggtcaggcactcccatttctttaagaacttgccatagtttgctgtggtccacacagtcaaaggctttcgcatagtcaatgaagcagaagtagatatttttctggaactctctggctttctccataatccagcgcaagttagcaatttggtctcgagttcctctgcctcttcggaatccagcttgtacttctgggagttctcggtccacatactgctgaagcctaccttggaggattttgagcataaccttgctagcgtgtgagatgagtgcaattgtacggtagttggagcattctttggcactgcctttctttgggattgggatgtagactgatcttttccaatcctctggccactgttgagttttccaaacttgctggcatattgaatgtagcaccttaacagcatcatctttcaagattttaaatagttcaactggaatgccatcacctccactggccttgttgttagccaggctttctaaggcccacttgacttcgctctccaggatgtctggctcaaggtcagcaactacattgtctgggttgtccgggatatccacatctttctgatataattcctccgtgtattcttgccacctcttcttgacgtcttctgcttctgttaggtccctcccatttttgtcttttatcatgttcatctttgcgcaaaatgttcctctaatatgtccaattttcctgaacagatctctggtctttccttttctgttatcttcctctatttctttgcattgttcatttaagaaggccctcttgtctctccttgctattctttggaagtctgcattcaagtttctgtaactttccctatctcccatgcattttgcttcccttctcctctctgctatttctaaggcctcgttggacagccactttgctttcttgcatttccttttctttgggatggttttcgttgctgcctcctggacaatgttacgagcctctatccaaagttcttcaggcactctgtccaccaaatctagttccttaaacctgttctttacttccactgtgtattcataagggatttggtttagattatacctgagtggcccagtggtttttcctaatctcttcagtctaagcttgaattttgctatgagaagctgatgatcagaaccgcagtcagctccaggtcttgtttttgctgactgtatagagcttctccatctttggctgcagagaatataatcaatctgatttcgatattgcccatctggtgatttccatgtatagagtcgcctcttgtgttgttggaaaagagtgtttgtgatgaccagcttattctcttgacaaaactctattagcctttgtcctgcttcgttctgaactccaaggccaaacttccctgttgttccttttatctcttggctccctactttagcattccagtcccctagaatgagaagaacatctttctttggtgtcagttctagaaggtgttgtagatcttcatagaattgttcaatttcagtctcctcagcaatgctggttggtgcataaacttggattattgtgatgttgaatggtctgccttggattcgtattgacatcattctatcatttttgagattgtatcccattacagcttttcccactcttttgttgactatgacggctattccattccttctacgggattcttgtccacaatagtagatatgataatcatctgagctgaattcgcccattcctgtccatttgagttcactgatgcccaggatgtcgatgtttattcttgccatctcctgtttgaccacctccagcttcccagtgttcatagatcttacattccaggttcctatgcagtatttttctttgcagcattgccCCGCTGTTCCCACCATATGTTGGGTGAGGAATTGGCCCGGCTTGTTTCTTTTTGGCaagtacacagagagagagagagagagagagagagagagagggagggagggagggagggaaatcccGACTTCAGCTGATTCCCACggccccccaccccctttaatGGTAGTTTCTTTCTAAACGCCAGGAAAGGCTGCGCCACGCCCTGCTttctggaggttccccccccccctccgcgcaACCTCCAAGCCGGCTCCGACTACAACGCCCATCACCCCCAAACCGGTCGGGGACGATGGGAGTTGTTGGCTACCCGCCGCCCCCCTCCCTTCGGTCCAGCTCGAGCGGTTCAGGGAGCACGCGGGAAACAAAAAAACTCACCTCTGCTGGGAGACAAAAAAAGGCCTGCAAACGAACCCGGGGAGGCGGCCCTCGCCTTCTCACGTGCAAACACGTCGCGGGTCTCCACGCGCGACTCGCTGCGAAGGATCCGGGGCTCCGATGTcacgcacccacccacctctTCGCCTCGCGTGGGGTCCCTCTTGGCAACGCCAGGCGAGGGTCTCTCCGCCCCGGGGAGCCTCCCAAAGCAGGGCAAGCGGAAGCCGAAGGAGCCGGAGGAGGAGAAAGCCGGCCGGGGAAAGGGCCGGCCCGATCGCCCGCCTCCTCGGGGGGTGGGACCGGGCAGGGAAGGAGGGCATCCGACCCGGGCCAGCCCCTACCCGGCGCACAGAGATCGGCGGCGTCACAGAAGGATCCGCGTCTCCTCCTCCTTGGGGGGGATGGAGAAAAGGCAGAGGACTGCCCTGGCAGCGGGAGGCTCGCCCCTTGCCCACGAAAACCGGGGGGGGCGCCCACGGACTCCGCGCCCCGGCCAGGCTGGACGCCTGGCTGTCCCGGACGAttcgattttttttttaaaaaaaaaacaactttgcgTTATTTCtcgtattttaaaaaataaatacctgCCGAGGAGGGCGACCCCACGAGGCGAGAGGGCGCATTTTGGCTTTCCCGGGccacgctggggggggggggggcttcatccTGCAGAGGCCAAAACGTTGACGCGGAGGTACATCAGGGGACGGCAGGATTATCCTGtgccaataatgctgggaaagggaaagacagcaggaaaagaggagggtcGAAcgtgagatggacggactctctTAAGGAAACCACTGGCTTCGGGTTTGCAAGGGCTGACccgggcagttgaggacagggcgtTTTGCAGGCCGTTCATTCATAAGGTGGGTCTCTTGACGACACCAATTCCATCTCCTACAAGAAGGGCCCCCAAGGTGAGCCTCTCCCTGCTGATGGGGACGGAGGTCTGGGGAGTTGCGAGGACTCCGAGACCTATACTCCACAGCTGCCTCCTGTAATTACTGTTCCAATTACTTGGAGCAGTACTtacattattccccccccccccccgaaactggGAGGAGATTTTGGTTTAGTGCTAAAGCATTTTGCTTGGAAAGCCTTCCCACAGCACCCCTGCGCCCCACAATCTCCATTTTCGAAGGTCAGAACCAGAAATTCTGGGACAGAACCCTGATTTTCTTTTTAGCCTTTCGGGGGGAGTCACAGACCCTTTGGCGGATTGGATGAAAGCAGTCGCCctcttttcccagaaaaaaaggacacacacatacacattcacaAACAATTTTATACGTCTCTCAAACAAATATATTGCAAacataatatatataattttttttggggggggagcctgCAGCTCATTGACAGACCCCCTCCTGCCCCAACACGGATTAAggctctctgggcagcttaaagGGCCCAGGTCACGGTCAGATTCCATCATGGCTCTTCCAAAGCTATACAGAGTTCTTATGGTGTAGAGTggacagaaagctggactaggcctctggagacctgggttcgaatttcACGGCCACAAAAACTCACAGAGAGGCAGCAACGGCTGACTGCTTGTTGaacatacctagaaaacccaaaTAAGGTCACCATAACTGGGAAGCAACATATAGGTGGGCTAATGAGGTGTTCTGCTGAATTTAGTTTGTCCATGTTGGACCGACCAGCGTTTAAACAAGGAAAAGATGGTTTCCCACCTGGAAAACCACACCAGTGAATTAAAGTGCTGGaaattaactcccccccccccagaaaaattGCCCCGTCCCCAGATGCTGGTATCAGAGAATGATGTTTCTCTCACTCCTTTCTAGATCAAGGGTGATTGTGGTGTTGGTTATTTTTCCCCCAAACCGGTATTGCACTTCATGTTCCAGATCAATGTAGCGGACGCCAGGAGGGTAATTGTCAAAGGTGTAGGAAACCTGGAAACGAAAGAGGGAGTGGCCGGCTCTTAATTCCAGCATTGGAATGGGAAAGAAACTAAACGAAGGGACGTAAAAACTAATTGCATTGGTTGGAAGGAGGCCGAGATGGAAAAGGTCACATTACTGAATTTTGGCAGGTAAGGGGGATTCAGAACGCTGCTGTTTGGGATCCAGACTTTCCAAACATCACGGATTCTTCTGGACGTTTGGCAGGAAGGGTGTGAGATTCAAAACACACAGTCGCACCCAGCACGACCGATCTGGGCGTAAGCCAGATGGAGACCTGCACACATCACTGGGGGTGAGAGGGTCATTACCAGATGGGGTACCCCTCGCCCACCCCCAGTTTTTCTCACCTCGTTCCATTCCTCATTGTTGCTCGTTAACCAGCATTCCCGGAGAACCTTGAAATCCGCCGTGAGCAGCCTTACCCGCAGTTGACAATGCGCCAGGAAGGGGGTGTAAAACcttttgttattgtatatttttttcgGCAACGGGTTGGTGGGGACCGGAGGAGAGAAGATGTTAAGCATGAGTCAGGCGCAGGAGATACCATCATCAGCACGTGGCATTAATTCTGGTGCCTGAGCCAGAACCCACCCAGACACACCACGACTCTCTGCTCTGGtggtagagccagaggttgggagtttgattccacacatGGGCCTCCCTCAcagggggtggactggatgacctttagggtcccttccaactctgccattctaaggctagacagaatgtgtgtgtgtgatcgtCTGAGATTCTCAGGATGTGTGTTTGTAacgcccaggtgttcttggactacatctccctgaagccttcaccatgagtggtgctgggcaggatttctgggagttctagtccatctGAAGATGAATCACTGCCCACGACGACCCCCTGCTCCCCAGAGAGTCAAAAAAATGCAGCCGGAACTCACCAATCCTTCACAGTAATCTCGGGCCTGGTCTTGTCCATCAGCTGATCCGAGTAGCCTTCCTCTCTTAAGTTGATTAGCTGGCTTTTGGTGCTAACCCTGGGCGTAGGAGAAATAAAATGGTATCAAGAGCTGAGAAAATCTGGATTTGGGACCCTGCGTTCTAGGCtcttttctcagtcccaccaccttcactgtTGTGTTTGGTGTGGACAtaagagagagggccttctctgcagctgctcccagactctggaactccctcccactggaggccagactggccccatctttgctctccttctgccatccggtgaagatctttctctccaggcaagttTTTCCTTTAATGATTAGCTGCCTAcgtggggttttaaaaaaatattgttgcaccttactgctttgGATGTATGTTTCTTGGTGTAGCTTTTGTTTACTGCCTTACTGGCATAAGGCAGTAAACAAGAGTGGTCatctgactagataggcggggcataaataaataaataaataaataaataaataaataaataaataaataaataaataaataaataaataaataaataaataaataaataaataaatttgagtcTTTGGTAATATTTgaacacttactgtttttagctttttcagacagacagacagacagacagacagacagacagacagacagacagacagatagatagatagatagatagatagatagatagatagatagatagatagatagatagatagatagatagatagatagatagatgggcaACTGGTAGAATTTTGAAGGAGCCTTCCGTGATGCTGAACCATTATAGATTCCAGCCCCTGCAAAGTTCGGCCTAATAGCCAGAACGGATCCATTGCTTCCCACAACGCAGGTGTTATCAGTGTCAACTAGATCAGGTTCTCTTGGTCAATttctagatttttatttatttatttatttttgtgggaGGTAATCAAGGATTTCTGGCTTCTCTTATAACCCGCCCAGCTCAAAGCTTGGCAAAAGAACGAAACATAATAACCAGAGCAAACCGACAAACCAACCTGCCAGGAGTGGGTTTTCTACCTTAATCCACTGAGATCTTGTCTCAGATCCCCGAGCAATAATCTTAATTCTTGAGGACTTGAGGGTGGGTCTGGGTCTAAGGACGGGGGTCTCAGAGAGGGTCACCTTTCAACCTGATCCTTGCCAAGCCCACTAGATAACGTCGGAAAGCAAAGAGATTCGGGCTCAACTCAGAATTAAGTCCCGGCACGTAAGTGAGAGTAAAGCATTTCTGAACTTCCGGAAGGGGACGTGGCAGGTTTTTGCAACTCTCGTGGAATCGGGCCAAATGCTGTCCCACAATGTCTTGAGCCGTTGTCCACTGCAGCTCGTTCAGGGTCCAGAAGTCAAACCCGTCTGTGGGAAAGGACAAATTAAAAAAGGCAATACAAAGAAGCTGAGAAACAGACTCTGAGCGAGAAGCAATCCTATTTGAGctactttattctcacaacagcctGACAAGGTAGAGCAGGCTCAGAAAAAGATTGAAAGGAGCAAAATGGTCCACCGGTGGGTTTCACAGCGGAGTGGAGACTTGAAGACTGAGATCACAATCCACTCCCACCATGACACCAGGCTAACGCTTACTCTCCGGGATCCAAAAATTGAGGAATGTGATTTAATGCTGCTGAGATTTATCCCGACACTCTTTTAACCAAACACAAACCTTCTCACTCTGGTTAGTATGCAAAAAACATTGTGGGTCTCCCgaaaaggagtttttaaaaagcagctggcTGGACAGACCTTCCCCGCAGGGGTTCCTGACGAGGTTCCCCCCATTGCAGCGGAAATAGAAAGTTCTCCAGTCCCGGAAGCTGCCCTCGGCCTTGGGGGGCCGGAGGCCGAGACGCTGGCACTTGCGTCTCCAGAGGCTCGGAAGGTCCACCAAGTCTCGCCACCGGCGGCAAACCAGGCGGCAGCTGAGCACCAGGTCTCTCCCGGGCACCAGCGCCAGAAGGTCCAGGAGAACGTCGTCCggcaaggtggccagggtggtgGTCTTCCTCCTGGACCGGCTGCGGGgaaaggacaagaggagaagagggtgAGCCTGGCAGACAGTCGCCCTCCTTCGCAGGAAGAACTGAAGGTCAGACAGGTTCCTCCCTGGGACCTTCTGGCCAAGGGGGGTCCGGAGGGCCTCCAGGCCTTGGGTTTGGTGGGGAGTGGACCTTCCAGGAAGGGGTCAGTGTCCCGGAGGCCGGTGGCCGGGGGTGTCCTTTCCTGGGCTTCTTGGAGATTCCCCACCCCTTCCGGCTGAGCGGGTGGGACCCTTCcagggagaggaaaaggagaaagactctGTACATGTTCAGAGACCCtggggtcatttcccctcctGCAAGCAGGTCCCAGCCTCTGGGCAAAAGTGCAGAGCACCCAAATccaggcacggggggggggggggaggaggaacaaAATCTCTCCAGCTTTGCTCCCTCCACCCGGgtgcttacctgggagtaagccccatgaGACAGCCAGGCGGGTCCGATGCTTGGTCAAGGGCACCGATCCTGCGCAACGGCCGGGGAAAAGAAGCGTACGCGTGCGTGTGGGTGGGGAAAGCCTTCGTGGTTGCGTGTCAGCCGGCTGACGTGGGAATGGCAAGGGTTCTTCCGGGCGCCCCCACCCCTAGAGTCTCGTGGGAATAGCCCGGCGCGGGTCCAGGTCAACAGGGGCGAAGGGGGACCGGCGGAGAGGCGCTTCTCCTTCTCGAGCCCGATCCGCCCAGGAGGGCAGGGCGTCCGGAGGGTCCCCAGCACCCGCCCCGGAGACAGCATCGCGCCCGGCGGGCGGAACTTCCTTCGCCGCCTCTCTCTCGCCTGGCTTCGGATCCCTTTCCTTCTGGAAGGGCGCCGGGTCCGATCCGGAACCGGGGGAAAGGGTCAAGGCAGCCCTGCCTTCCTCCGGAGTGGCTGCCAAGCCGGTCCCGGGGACGCGGCGGGAGGAGAGCTCTGGGGAGACCCCGCACCCCCAGAAAGACGCACAAGGGGGTCCTCAACAGCGGAGAAACGGGGGCCGCCCCGAGGAGCGTGATTTATGAGGATGATGCCAGGCTAGACTGGAGGGTGGAGGAGCCGGTGCCAGGCTGGTGGCAGCTGGAAGAGCTGCCAAGAGGGAGGAGCGGCcgagacggggccagcctggcctccagtgggagggagttccactgtCTGCGAGCAGCCCCGCAGAAGGCCATGCCTTGTGTCCTCACCTCAGCCGGCTCAAAAAAGGGAGAGGCGGGccctgagatagcttggaccccaaGCGGTTAGGGTTCCAAGGGGCAGAACTGTCCCTACCAGTGACTCCCCAAAGGCCGTGTCCTcctcagccctgctcagctggtGGAGGCTCATCCCAACCCTTGTGCTTGTCTCCCCTCCAAAACACCCCAGAAAAACTGCTGGACCGTCTTTCATGGGCTGAATAACCTGCCCCATTTGTGGCTCTGAAATCAAGCCGTGGGCCAGCCCTTGAGACGTCCAAGAAATATTGGGAATTCTTCAGTGGCACAGCTCGGAGGTCAGCGAAAGAGGGAACATTTCCCGACCTCACGTATTTATTTGTTAGTgagtttatttaattttcttttaaatatttctttaccccacttatctccttaagaaggacctcAGGTGGCTTGCATtgttaaaatattatatttcaaGCTGAAAAAAACAGGAGATGCACAAGGCCGTTTGGGCTGCGATTCACCGAAGTGCATTCTGTCAACAAGAGAGTCGATACAGATTTTTTGAATCCGATTGTGAGGAGCCACCGATTCAGACATCGAGAATCTGTAGACCTGGTCCATTTGTGATCTTGCACACGCGGTTGCTTTGTATGTGCCAATAAAGGCTTTTGATTTGGAAAGTATGAAAAAGGATCAAACGAACATCGCCTTAAAAGACGGGAAACCAAAGTGACACCaaac includes the following:
- the LOC110073114 gene encoding uncharacterized protein LOC110073114 translates to MGLTPSRSRRKTTTLATLPDDVLLDLLALVPGRDLVLSCRLVCRRWRDLVDLPSLWRRKCQRLGLRPPKAEGSFRDWRTFYFRCNGGNLVRNPCGEDGFDFWTLNELQWTTAQDIVGQHLARFHESCKNLPRPLPEVQKCFTLTYVPGLNSEVSTKSQLINLREEGYSDQLMDKTRPEITVKDWFYTPFLAHCQLRVRLLTADFKVLRECWLTSNNEEWNEVSYTFDNYPPGVRYIDLEHEVQYRFGGKITNTTITLDLERSERNIILMVNITDLPDDVLIDVLVWVPGRELVLTCRLVCSLWRDLVDLPSLWKRKSQKDGFFPQTAGKEVPDWKIYYILCTRKRNLIKNPCAEEGFNSWVKEVSGGDKWKIEELPGAHGRAFPLPHVRKYFVTSYEPCMKNQLITLKAEGYGNQLMDEIRPDIVVKDWYAARFDCGCSYQLCVRLLSKDHLVIQEFLPEEIIIEQWSDAEWREISHTFHNYPPGVRYILFQHGGQDTQFWAGWYGIRVTNSSITLGPEVAD